A window from Acropora palmata chromosome 14, jaAcrPala1.3, whole genome shotgun sequence encodes these proteins:
- the LOC141865979 gene encoding uncharacterized protein LOC141865979, with protein sequence MDVLRFNYYWLLTILMLTDLRLTSSSPVLLPSDFEKSKPDKLPKQRNEQKRNLFPLKHDSGITTPRPPSKLDNLADLPQGEEANHIDFKPWRARKSSDLPPKVSSSIKYGLMQLKQSLQTPKRNLLLKKQTSNAFKMLLKQDRGLGAQHKDNNPVNPKVQSEQGQNSILAPQLVGHINLPLQNGLSLINLGHIDLKPDACRAYSFKEKIRHRGCNNVTIENNMCYGQCNSFYIPKRFVSCSYCAPSRMEIYEIRLECPGQNPDFVLKKVPIVKECACKDCGLEHP encoded by the coding sequence ATGGATGTGTTGCGCTTCAACTACTACTGGTTGCTTACAATTTTGATGTTAACGGATCTGCGACTTACGAGTTCGTCGCCTGTATTACTGCCATCAGATTTCGAGAAGAGCAAACCTGACAAGTTACCTAAGCAGAGAAATGAACAGAAAAGAAATCTATTTCCCCTGAAACACGATAGTGGAATTACCACTCCACGTCCGCCGTCAAAGCTGGATAATCTCGCCGATTTACCACAAGGTGAAGAAGCAAATCATATCGATTTTAAACCATGGAGAGCGCGAAAGAGTAGCGACTTGCCGCCGAAAGTGAGTAGTTCAATCAAATATGGCCTCATGCAACTGAAACAATCACTTCAAACACCCAAACGGAACTTATTgctgaaaaaacaaaccagcaacGCGTTTAAAATGCTTCTTAAACAAGATCGGGGACTGGGTGCCCAACACAAAGATAACAATCCTGTGAACCCAAAAGTCCAGTCCGAACAGggtcaaaattcaattttagCACCGCAACTCGTTGGCCACATCAATTTGCCCCTTCAAAACGGCCTGTCTCTGATCAACCTTGGTCACATCGATTTGAAACCAGACGCCTGTAGAGCTTATagtttcaaagaaaagatACGACACCGCGGTTGCAACAACGTGACTATCGAAAACAATATGTGTTACGGACAATGCAATTCATTTTACATCCCTAAACGATTTGTATCTTGTTCCTACTGCGCTCCGTCAAGAATGGAAATCTACGAAATCCGACTAGAATGCCCTGGACAAAATCCTGACTTCGTGCTTAAGAAAGTCCCAATCGTTAAAGAGTGTGCTTGTAAAGACTGTGGATTGGAACACCCTTAG